The Mangifera indica cultivar Alphonso chromosome 12, CATAS_Mindica_2.1, whole genome shotgun sequence DNA window TTCGAACGCGAATATTGTGATTGGTTTCCACCGCGGTAGCCATGGAGACGGTGCCCCATTCGATGGCCCTCGTGGGGTTTTAGCTCATGCGAATCCACCGACCGCAGGAAACTGCCACTTTGATGCAGAAGAAACATGGAGTATTAATCCTGGACAAACTGAGTTAGACTTGGAATCGGTTGCCGTGCACGAAATCGGACACTTGCTCGGGCTTGATCATGAGCCGGGGAAACCAGAGGCAATTATGTTTCCAACTTTTAGCTACGGGAGGATTAAAAGAGACTTGAATGCTGATGATATTCAAGGCATACAAGTGCTCTATGGTTTGCAGTAACTTCAATATGTTCTCTCAAGCCTGTATTTGATCAAGCAAATAAGTTTTCAGAATAAAGCGCCTTTCGGTTTTGGTGATAATAATAAAGTTCAGGCTTTGTCTTTGTATGAGGGCTATATTTTCAggaaaatttttgaagttttcaCTAGATTAATTCTACAATTCTACAGTTTATTTAGCTAGTACAATGCGTACCAAATGCAAAATAATTACTTGTAAAGATATCTCGTAAGATGAAAGGAAAATGGATTTTACATTTTTCGAATAAGTTGCCAAGCGTCTGCTTCTATATTTTtggaaatttgtaaataaaccAAAAACCATGAAAATACAATATGATGCCATATTCTTATTTcaacattaaattaataaagtcTTGAATAGACGAAAACCAATCCAAGGTTAATCCAAGTTTCTATGTAATAGATTTGGTTAGATATGGTAACTCAAATTCAAGAATGTGTGTTTTAGATGAAAATCGGGTGttgtaatatcaaaaaaaaaatgtttcaatgAGATTAACGGGCATTCTAGACATTAGAACAAgtcaaaataagtttatttaatCAGTTATTCATGtgattttataacattttaattgttttaattcaaaacgaatcaattttatttacaatagacattttatcaaataaatctattataaatataaatcctaCCCATCAAAAGTCATTTCAAAAGTTGAGAGAGAGTTACTTGAGTGGTTTGGATTTTGAGTTACACACTAAATATTCAAGAGGGCCAATGATCTCTTGTATTCTccttgtaattatttttttttgcataaaatagagaaaatcaaatattaactGTTTATTTGCAAAGTCTATGTGTTTGCATTATTCTTAATTACAATAAAGTGCGTGAGAGTTAAATCATGTCGACgtggaaaatcaaataatacaataatataaatagttttaactacattttgaaaaattgatagTTAATGGTGTTTATGACTTAAGTTCGATTGTGTTGTGTCTTATTTGACATGGTCCAACAAATTCATGGGTCTTATTACCTCGTAAGTATTGCTAGGCTTGAAGGTACAACCCAAGCCCCATGTTATATCTTGATAGACCtttatcaagataatttatGCGTTTTGTAGGTCGATTTCCcataatatgtatatttttatttttattttaattttaaattattcattgTACAATCTTTCTAAGTTTATTAACCAATggttctttttcatttttactcttttttttttttttgtgggtggTGCTGGGCACCTTACCCACAAGCCCCTGCAGTGACTAGTAAAATTGTGGACAACACAACCTCTTGACAATTTTAGTTGAGAGCATTTATTCACTAAAGTCATTGACTaacatattgttttttttaaatgaatttgttTTTACTAAAGATAGAATTAAATACGAGTTTTTATGATTACTTCAATGAGTTTATCAAATAGTTCATAAATAGTTGGTTATTTATGtagatttgttaaaaaatgaagagaataatttattattgtcattttgCATAAGTCCTATGGACTTCTACTTCAAACTTTGTTGGTagtcttttttaaaattatataatggatTATCATGTTACATGACAATAAGATGTTTCCGGATACTGAGAACTCGTCACTTAGAAAAGTGCAATACTCGTGGAGGATTTTAAATCTAGGTAGAACTTAAGAGAGAGATAATGATTCTAGAGAAGAGATCTATGTATAGAGTTAGagattataaatacaaaaattgttattattgtgATAAGAAGACATATCCAAAGTGCACTACAAGAAGTTGAGAGAGAATATGACTACTTTGAAGATGTAAATGATGTGAAGAATGATGCAATATAAGTTTGTGATTGATGTTGATATTCTTTTGACAACTTGTGCAAATAAAACTCGAATcttgaaagatgaaaaaaattaggttttaaattatattgCTTCCATATCCAcatctataatatatataaaagctacTTTGTAGAgttaaaaaagaatgaagaatcTTGGTGATATCATGGTcaacaacaagaagaaattGCAAATTAAAAGTGTTAAGAGAGTTTGCCTTAGATCTCACAATGGTGTTGTTGGGACTCTTCATCATATGAgatatgttttgagttttaaCTACAATATATTTAATTCCTTTGAGTGAGTTAGCTTCTTATGGGTATACATATATTGGATGAAATGATTGGCACTAAGTGTTCGTGAATAATAGGAAAGATGATCAATAATCACTTGTACATGGCTGATGGAGGCTAAATTCCTAAGAAGATTGAATATGCATTCTAGTTCTTGTAAGAAAGTTAAGAAGATCGATAAACGaatcaattttataaatgttattaaaatatttgaagattcacGTTAAAAATGGATTTGTTGACATTGTGCCTTGAATCTTTATTCTCATATAGTTTGTTTTCTTAATTTGCAAGAGGTATTtccattataaatatatttatttcatattatttgtttactAGATTCATATGTCGTTTATCTTCTAAATGAATTGTTCAATTTTTTCAGTACGTTTATTCCAAAAGAGTGAGAGACATTCATAAATGCTACTAGCCTATTATAAAGGTGTAACAAGACTTTTTCGGATTAAGTGTTATTAAAaagttttgtgatttttttcattctaaaaataatataattataaagattGATTTATTAGTGTATTGAAATTTGGACTCCAAACAAATCAAGtttgtttgtgtgttttttttgtgtttgctcTATTATTAGTGGGTTTAACCTCTCTACAAATGTCTCAATTTGTTATTACAAGATAAACAATGTTATGTgcacatatttttaaatacataatttgataCACAGATGAtctattatcatatgattgaagtaattttaaattaaaaataaaataatatttaatcatataaaaaagatatttaatcatataatgatatattattactatattcaattgtatattctaatacatatatacacatagttttatttgtttctgaATTTGACCTTCTGGACTCCTGGTAGGTCACATAGTTggaaatttcaattcaaagtaAACCGCAATTCAAGGTATATATGGATTATATAGATGTATATCAATTCAAAGTAAACATCAGTTTAATGctccaaaggaaaaaaaaaatctgttcaCATATCATCAGTCCAACCCGCGgaattaaaatgaaaacatCTAAACCAACTTGAAAAATTGCAAAGACTTGCCCCAGTAAACAAGGCAAGCACGTACATATAAATAGCTTGGCTGCACATAGATGCCACCCACACATATTGCAAAGAACTATAACTATGGCGCCCTTTAAGAAAACTTGCTTTCTCTTTgccttgtttttctttctttatgcaAATAGCATTCTTTCCCAACAAATCACTGGTGCCCCGTTTGGATTCATTCAAAACCTGCGAGGATGCCACAAGGGTCAGAATGTCAGCGGCCTGCACGATCTCAAGAAATACCTTGAGAAATTCGGATACTTGAACCAAAACCATagcaatgatgatgatgagttcGACGACCTTTTGGAGGCTGCAGTTAAAAAATACCAGCGGAATTATCATTTGAATATCACCGGAAGCCTGGATTCTGACACGGTGAATCAAATGATGAAACCCAGATGCGGCGTTGCAGATTTTGTGAATGGCACAAAGCAGCGAAGCCACCACAAACACAGTCACAACACCAGATTCCACACGGTTGGTCACTATAAATTCTTTTCCGGGCCAAGGCGATGGCCCCAATCCCAGCTCACTTATCGCTTCGATTCCAGCGTGCCAGTGCCCGCCTCGCTAAACTTGAACTCCGTCATTCGACAAGCTTTCCAAAGATGGGCTCAAGTCAGCCATTTCACTTTCCAGGAAGTTCCTGCGAATTCGAATGCCAATATTGTGATTGGTTTCCACCGCGGTAGCCATGGAGACGGTGCCCCATTCGATGGCCCTCGTGGGGTTTTAGCTCATGCGAATCCACCGACCGCAGGAAACTGCCACTTTGATGCAGAAGAAACATGGAGTATTAATCCTGGACAAACTGAGTTAGACTTGGAATCGGTTGCCGTGCACGAAATCGGACACTTGCTCGGGCTTGATCATGAGCCGGGGAAACCAGAGGCAATTATGTATCCAACTTTTAGCTACGGGAGGATCAAAAGAGACTTGAATGCTGATGATATTCAAGGCATACAAGTGCTCTATGGTTTGCAGTAACTTCAATATGTTCTCTCAAGCCTGTATTTGATCAAGCAAATAAGTTTTCAGAATAAACAGCCTTCCAGTTTTGGTGATAATAACAAAGTGCAGGCTTTGTCTTTGTAAAAGGGCTATATTTTCAggaaaatttttgaagtttcCATTTTCTCTACGGTATTCACTAGATTAATTCTACAATTCTACAGTTTATTTAGCTAGTACAATGCGTACCAAATGCAAAATAATTACTTGGAAAGATATCTCGTAAGATGAAAGGAAAATGGATTTTACATTTTTCGAATAAGTTACCAAGCGTCTGCTTCTATATTTTtggaaatttataaataaaccaaaaaccATGAAAATACAATATGATGCCATATACTTATTTCAACATTCAATTAATAAAGTCTTGAATAGACGAAAACCAATCCAAGGTTAATCCAAGTTTCTATGTAATAGATTTTGTTTGGTATGataactcaaattcaagaaTGTGTGTTTTAGATGACAATCGAGAGTTGTAGCATAAAAAAAGGTGTGCCGACGAGATTGATAATCATCCTAGGCATTGTAACAAATCAAAACAAGTTTATTCAACTAGTTGTTCATGTGATTTCATAACGTTTTGattatttcaattcaaaatgaGTCAATTTCATCTAGAACAGGCATTTTATCAAATGAATcgattataaatataaattctaacATTCAGAAAGTCATTTCAAAGTTGAGAGGGAGTTACTTGAGTGGTTAGGCTCATAGATATCAGTATCctataatacattatatatatcatatgatatgatacagatgaaaaatgatatatattacgAGATGTATcgtaattaatacaatacagtAGACATATCATAGAATACAATACGTGCTAccaatatgaattgatacacttttttaaagaaaataatgatatagtaAAAGTAaataagtgaaattttaaatttttatagatattcataatattttctaaaataataaatttttatttttttatttttttatttttaaaatattgtatcatataatacaatacaatatttgatatataatacataaaattaaatttttgatatacgatTTAACTACCATAGCCACAGTTTTAAGTTACACATTTGATATTCAAGAGGGCTAATGATCTCTTGCACTCTCCTTGTAATTAAATTTCAGTATAGTGAAATTTTCCATCATCTGTCCATGTCAAgttcttttgttcttttctttttctgctcCTGTTGtggattgtttgtttttattacaaattactTGGATTTCCATATAACAACTGGTCTGAGCGCTGAGGTCTAACGGTGTCTACAACAACATCATcaattataactaaaatttagaAGTATGATGGTACAACTAACTAATTTGCAGTTTGGCAAACTAGAAAGATTGTAGTGTTGCCCAAGAAAGGTCCTAAGAAGGCGTTGCATGGAAAAGCAAGATATAACTATAAGAATATGGACGATGATGAATAGAATGACAAGGATGAACAAGCTCTTCAATCaattaaagggaaattaaaatttttaccctcatttggatccatatatatatttatattatactttttatactctaaacatttttaccattttataaGATAGGATGTCTAAATTGTCTTTATTTTCAACCttgagaaaccaaaactaaagtTTACGTGAGCTTGCAGGGAATAATTTGTAGAAGCATAGAGggaataactttaaaaattgcATAATCTTGCAGGGAATAACTTGACTTGCAGAGAAGAGATAATGCAATGATTTGTGCAATAGTACTCACGTGAAGATATATTCATCTTTAGCACATCTATCTTAAACATACCATAAAAGAGAGATCTATactttatacaaaaaaaattcagtgaGCAATGAGCGGACGAAACTTGTTAGATTTGCAGAGACAAAATAACGGTAGGACAACGgtaagtttttttataaaacagaagcataaatatattgtatcgtaataaaattaattcaatttaaattctgtttaaattaatttaatttaattatatcaaaatttaattaagtaaatcaaaatattatcaaatacaacaattttaataatattgttaattagtcaattgttgtaattttaaaaataaaaaaaatattaagaaactGATTTTAGTcggaaaaattattttgggaAGGGAATTCCAACCCTTAATGTAAATTAAAAGGGGGTTTGGCGCAAGAGGTTTGAAATTATAGGGGTCAGTGTTGCCAACCCCTGCTTAGAAACAAGGGGTGGGAACCCTTTTTTAAAGCCAACCCCTTTTTTAGGGGGTTGGCGCAAGGGGTTAGTTTTGCCAACCCTTGCTTAGAAAAAAGGGGTGGggaccctttttttttaaattatagggGTTGGCGGAAAAAATGAgttggtttttaaaaaaatttagggttgACGCTAACcccttaatttttataaaaaagggtTAGCGATaacccttttatttttcattaaaccataattttttattttgatttaatttatttatatttaaataaatatatattttttgttgaggataaatatttatattattatacatatataattttttatacaaaggGGTTGGCAACAACCCCTTCAATTACATTAAaggtgaatatatttttttcattcaattccCAAGCCAAAAtcaattttctaacattttttttatttttaaaattgtaacaataggctaattaataatattgtaaaaattacTATTTCACAAATCAGTGCATTATTTATCATCTACAAGTTAAGTTATTCCCTCCAagcttttgaaaatttgaaaattattctcTACAAGCTCACGTGAATAtccaatttatttttgttttgattcttgggaTATATGTATTGATGTATTATTTGCATATTCAATACCAAGtatctatatatattctctCTCTATAGTGCATTAAAAGTAAGTAATATTATaaactttgttttggttttcaaGGTTGAAGATAAAGGTAATGTAGACATTTTATCATATGAAATagtaaaaatgtttagagtaTAAAAAGtgtgatataaatatatacgtgGGTCCAAatgagggtaaaaatttcaatatctctCAATTCAATCAGCTTTGAGTACAACAGTACACAAAGAAATTATCGAGGAAAAGACTTGTCATTTAGCTCCATTTAAGATTTAGTTAGGCTCTTTCACTTGAGTTCAATATAAATACctctttaataattttgttcatcctatcaataatattatttatctgtcaacaatttatttattttatcagtaatattattaatttcatctctaattaattcaaataaacttaagtttgaatttgaactcactatttaaacttgaatcaacTCTTATTCAAACTCAGCCAACTTAAATCCAACCCAACTGATATTATTCCTAGTTTATTGATAGAATTAACGGTATTACAATCTAATGAATGTTATAATGCACGTTACAAATTGAGACTTACTGCACATTATAAATTGCTACTAAGTTTGCATCACAAAACTTCACACTTCTGTTTAACTCTTccttgtttaaaattaattgcaACTGCGACTAATTACTTCAACTTTCTTCAATGTTCAAGAGTAACTGTAACTTTAAGTAGCAACTAGAACTAGTGATTAACTACTTCAACACTTATTACAATTAATGACTATATGCTTGAACCCTTCTCTATTTTCTTCTTAACATTGACCACAGATATGTTCTGTTCCATTAATGGTATTGATTATTTGACgtaaactatttaattacttttcaaattcCCAGTCTACTTTAAGACAGGAGAAGGTCGAAAGTGATTGAATTAATGGTCCATCTTTGTTGGGCCAAAATGACTGAATATGTGCATTTTTTTATGGTGCCTGGTTACACTCATGATTTCCGAAGACTTGTTACTTATCAAATTCCAAGTCTGTTTGACCTTACTTGAGCCATATATGTCTTTCTGCAAAGTAGATTCTAAGCTCATGCCAGCCTTGGACTGTTATCTGTTTGCAAAATAAACATAGGAAAAATCTTCAATGAAATATGTgtgtgtacacacacacacagacacACGCATGCGTTTAATGCATACAAATTACATCAACACTCATTTCTACAGATTGTGAAATGGCTTGTATCCTTTAGCAGTAAAAGATTTAATCAAAggaaatttttcattaattgcagcaaaaattttaatacagtACAAAAGTAATGGAACCACCCTTAAGCCCCAGGAATCCTTAACGTTTCACATTCTGCATTAACTTTCACTACTCAAAATGGACACAAAAACCCTGCTCATAAACTTAGTTCTAAGCTGCAGGGAAGGAATAGTAGACAGGGTGGCAGCTTCGTACCTTTGATAAAGCTGTATCTGCAATGTGAATCAATCTCTTCACTCTAATAGATAATTCTTGAGGTAGTTACTTGCTTAAGAATTCCATGTTCGTCGGCAACAAAAGTATAGTTCTGTCAATCACTAACAGGTTTCTTTTGGAGTCCCTCAATCGCCTTTTTCCACTGCCACGCCCTCTGTTTTGCGTCTTCAAATAACATGACCTTCTTTGGCTGAAACATTACATAACCATAAATCAGAAACAAAACGCACAGACAAAGATACACACATGCAACTCTAGTAGAGGAGAGCAATAGCATAAATCAATAACTTCTATTTAATATTTGTGTAATTACAAGTAGCATCAAGCATTATGCAATTCCAAACTTTAAAATTCATGTGATGAAGGAAAGTTCCTCAACAAACCTAGGGTATCAATATGTTTCACCACAAGGAAACTTCAAACAATTTGATGAAACTAACTTCAAAGGTATGAAACCAGAAAGATTTTAGCAGGAAAAAGGATAATACCGTGCAAATCTTGAACTGTGAAGGACTTGTCACTTGGATGTTGAGTTCATTTGAATTGTCGGACCAAATAATGTTTCCCTTTACCACCAGCTTTGAAGGGTCCACATATATCAATTTTGGCTTGTTGGTAAGAATAAGCTGAACCTTCTTACTTGTTAGTTTCTGTAATTTCTTCACCATTGAGATCATGAGAACAGATTCACCTGGATCCAAAAATTGTTGCCTGTTTTCATGATTAATAgacaaatcaatatatattttgcatGTCTGGCCAACCAATATATTAAGAACAGAACAGATCATCTCCAGCAGTTTGCAACTAAAAGAGTTTGCACACAAAAGAATCACCAATTAGACATGGAAAAGTTGTTTCAAATACCATTTTGAATCAAAGGAGTCAATTGAAGCAAGCCGAGTTATGTGAGATGTATCAGATGATGATGAGGCACCGCCACTTCCATCATTTGCTTTTGCTGAACCATCCCCAATATGAGAAGGGTTCCATGAAGAATCATTAGTGTCATCACAATCACCTGATTGAACCTGAAAGATAAAAAggaaagattaaataatatcagaACTGTTACTAATAAGCAACACCAAGGATGCACgtaaattttcaataacaatttaaatcaaaccacaTGGTAAACTCAATAGAAATTTTACCATGGGTTCTAAAGCAAGCTTTGGAGGTTTTAGCCCCCTTATATTCTTCCAGTCAACTCCCTTGAAGAAAGGATGCATTTTCAGGATAGCATAACCATCGGGGCCAGCACCCGGTCTTCTGCTTGGGTCTATATCCTGTGTCACAATTAAGCAGCAATCATGATAGACATTTTATCAGTACAGATCAAGATTTTTCAAGGAAAGAGTATTATAtgacaccaatatgtgtttccCTTGGTCAATTTCTTATCATGTGTAAGCGTGTCTGTGCTAGTGAGTGTGTGCATGTGTGCGTGCAGtctaattaatgtttaataCACAAGCAATACAGAGTCCACAGGAAAATGCGAAATTCCATAAAATCATCATGAGTTTCAGCACTCAATGTTTAGGCCAATGACTCTTTAATAAGAAATACCAAAACTAAATTATGTTATGAACTCAGTTTCTGGGTTCATGCTGCATAATACCTTTTGTTTCTGTCAAAATCTATACCTGTTTCAGAGACCACAAATTGTTGGcttcaataaaaaaagataCCAAATGATATTTATTGGCACTATCAAATTTATATAGTTTGGAGAGCTATTACTAATCAGTATCAGATATTTTACCATATTTTATGGCCTATTTGATGCTTCAAGGGCAAAGTTAGGGAATCACTTATAACTTCACTCAGTAAGTCAtcaagaaaatgataaagaagcTATTGAAAGACAtagatatcaataaaatatacacCTTTATCCAATAAATAAactgtatatataatttggagGCATCAATTTATGGTTTTACAAGCGATTATGTTTGCTTTGATGTAGTGTTACTTTTATCTTGACAATTCTTATTAGAAGTTTAAATTCAACAAGCATGCCAATTTTTAGAAGACTGAAATTGGTCCAAAGGGGTAACAGGTCACATATTAGtgtaaatagatatattatccAGTAATCTGGATAGATTTCAAAGCATATGTGATTTCATTAAGTAAGGAAGACAAGATATTAAGTCTTGGACAACCAAATCATCCTGATTAAGGAAAAAAAGCACGCAATCATAATGATATGGTGGATGAAGCTGTGAAAAGCATTATCATGCTCAAACGATCAACTAGTTTTATATGCAGAATAACAAATCTGCTTCTAACTCATGTAATtcaatttaacaaaacaaacagCCAAAATGAACAGGTAAAATCAAACAGTTCATAAGCAAGAAAACAAAAGCACACATATTTACAGCTAATGCAAATGTGCAGAAAAGTTCAAAGCATACCAATAATCTATCAATGAGATCTCTAGCTTcacttgaaaaataatttgggaACCTTATATCCCTAGCTATAATTCTTTGAAATATAAGCCATTCACTTGCATCTTTGAAAGGCGAAGTTCCTGAAAGCATTTGGTACAAGGTGCAGCCAAGAGCCCAAAGGTCATTTCTGTTTAAATATGTTCAAGAAAACGAAAGTGTTATCTAATGTAAACAAGAAAtagttaaaaatgaaattaatagaTAAGTTAAACCGTGAGAGCCATCTACTccacttagtatataaattcaCTCATGCCATTATTACAACTTGATTCCATTATTACTTTTACTCAGCTTCCCTACCTCCTAGCTCgtccaattaaaataaaataataaaaaaatccctTACCCAACAGTTGCAGGAGAGGAGTTAAGAACTTCTGGAGGGACATATGCAGCTGTGCCCACAAAAGTGCATGCCTTATCATCTGCACAGGGCATGAAGGAGAAAAATCTTAACCTAATGTTCAAAATATTGTGAAAAAATATTCAGCATGATAGATTTTCAGATATTACCAGAGGCTGCATTAGGCAGGACTGTAATTCGGCTATCCTGCATGGGCTTTACACTACCAAAATCAGCAATTTTAATATGTCCTTCCTTTGTAAGTAGTAAGTTCTCCGGCTGCCATTTAATAACGTTAGCAATTTTTAAAAGCAAACAGAAAAGTGATCATATGCAGAGAAATTACCTTAATATCTCGATGTATCAGTCCCATACCATGTATATATTCAAGGGCATCTACGACTTCAACAGCATAGAAACGAGCCTCGTCCTCTGACAAACGACCTTTCTGCATATCAGAAATAAAGTCTTAGTAGATACTGTACAAGTGAAAAGCTAGCCAGAAAGAAACCACATATTGGAAGTATATAACAAAGTTTTTAACTGAAGAATATTATTGATACCAAGCATTTTCAggttcatgaaaaaaaataaaagagaaagaaggaaagaaaaagaaaatagaacaaTATCACATCATcgcaaaaaaattgaaattaatgtaGAAAAGAACAA harbors:
- the LOC123193662 gene encoding metalloendoproteinase 2-MMP-like — its product is MAPFKKTCFLFALFFFLYANSILSQQITGAPFGFIQNLRGCHKGQNVSGLHDLKKYLEKFGYLNQNHSNDDDEFDDLLEAAVKKYQRNYHLNITGSLDSDTVNQMMKPRCGVADFVNGTKQRSHHKHSHNTRFHTVGHYKFFSGPRRWPQSQLTYRFDSSVPVPASLNLNSVIRQAFQRWAQVSHFTFQEVPANSNANIVIGFHRGSHGDGAPFDGPRGVLAHANPPTAGNCHFDAEETWSINPGQTELDLESVAVHEIGHLLGLDHEPGKPEAIMYPTFSYGRIKRDLNADDIQGIQVLYGLQ
- the LOC123193105 gene encoding 3-phosphoinositide-dependent protein kinase 2 gives rise to the protein MLAMEKDFDSKLRIEGNNSTNCENVQRSKSFAFRAPQENCTIQDFELGKIYGVGSYSKVVRAKKKDSGTVYALKIMDKKFITKENKTAYVKLERIVLDQLDHPGVVRLFFTFQDTFSLYMALESCEGGELFDQITRKGRLSEDEARFYAVEVVDALEYIHGMGLIHRDIKPENLLLTKEGHIKIADFGSVKPMQDSRITVLPNAASDDKACTFVGTAAYVPPEVLNSSPATVGNDLWALGCTLYQMLSGTSPFKDASEWLIFQRIIARDIRFPNYFSSEARDLIDRLLDIDPSRRPGAGPDGYAILKMHPFFKGVDWKNIRGLKPPKLALEPMVQSGDCDDTNDSSWNPSHIGDGSAKANDGSGGASSSSDTSHITRLASIDSFDSKWQQFLDPGESVLMISMVKKLQKLTSKKVQLILTNKPKLIYVDPSKLVVKGNIIWSDNSNELNIQVTSPSQFKICTPKKVMLFEDAKQRAWQWKKAIEGLQKKPVSD